From Camelus dromedarius isolate mCamDro1 chromosome 2, mCamDro1.pat, whole genome shotgun sequence, one genomic window encodes:
- the ACTL6A gene encoding actin-like protein 6A, whose protein sequence is MSGGVYGGDEVGALVFDIGSYTVRAGYAGEDCPKVDFPTAIGMVVERDDGSTLMEIDGDKGKQGGPTYYIDTNALRVPRENMEAISPLKNGMVEDWDSFQAILDHTYKMHVKSEASLHPVLMSEAPWNTRAKREKLTELMFEHYNIPAFFLCKTAVLTAFANGRSTGLILDSGATHTTAIPVHDGYVLQQGIVKSPLAGDFITMQCRELFQEMNIELIPPYMIASKEAVREGSPANWKRKEKLPQVTRSWHNYMCNCVIQDFQASVLQVSDSTYDEQVAAQMPTVHYEFPNGYNCDFGAERLKIPEGLFDPSNVKGLSGNTMLGVSHVVTTSVGMCDIDIRPGLYGSVIVAGGNTLIQSFTDRLNRELSQKTPPSMRLKLIANNTTVERRFSSWIGGSILASLGTFQQMWISKQEYEEGGKQCVERKCP, encoded by the exons ATGAGCGGCGGGGTGTACGGGGGAG ATGAAGTTGGAGCCCTTGTTTTTGACATTGGATCCTATACTGTGAGAGCTGGTTATGCTGGTGAGGACTGTCCCAAG GTCGATTTCCCTACAGCTATTGGAATGGTGGTAGAAAGAGATGATGGAAGTACATTGATGGAAATAGATGGTGATAAAGGCAAACAAGGCGGCCCCACCTACTACATAGATACTAATGCCCTACGTGTTCCGAGGGAGAATATGGAGGCCATTTCACCACTGAAAAATGGGATgg TTGAAGATTGGGATAGTTTCCAGGCTATTTTGGATCATACCTACAAAATGCATGTCAAGTCAGAAGCCAGCCTACATCCTGTTCTCATGTCAGAAGCACCG TGGAATACCAGAGCAAAGAGAGAGAAGCTGACAGAGTTAATGTTTGAACACTACAACATCCCTGCGTTCTTCCTCTGCAAAACTGCAGTTTTGACAGC ATTTGCTAATGGTCGTTCTACTGGGCTGATTTTGGACAGTGGTGCCACTCATACCACTGCAATTCCAGTTCACGATGGCTATGTCCTTCAGCAAG GCATTGTGAAATCCCCTCTTGCTGGAGACTTTATTACTATGCAATGCAGAGAACTCTTTCAGGAAATGAATATAGAACTGATTCCTCCATATATGATTGCATCAAAA GAAGCTGTTCGAGAAGGATCTCCAGcgaactggaaaagaaaagagaagttgCCACAGGTTACAAGGTCTTGGCACAATTACATGTGTAAC tGTGTTATCCAGGATTTTCAAGCCTCAGTACTTCAAGTATCGGATTCAACTTACGATGAaca AGTAGCCGCACAGATGCCAACTGTTCATTATGAATTCCCCAATGGCTACAACTGTGATTTTGGAGCAGAAAGGTTAAAGATTCCTGAAGGATTATTCGACCCTTCCAATGTAAAG gGGTTATCAGGAAATACAATGCTGGGAGTCAGTCATGTTGTCACTACGAGTGTCGGAATGTGTGATATTGATATCAGACCA GGACTCTATGGCAGCGTTATAGTGGCAGGAGGAAACACGCTAATACAGAGCTTTACTGACAGGTTGAATAGAGAACTCTCTCAGAAAACTCCCCCA agCATGCGGTTGAAATTGATTGCAAATAATACAACAGTGGAACGGAGATTTAGTTCATGGATTGGTGGCTCCATTCTGGCTTCTCTG GGCACCTTTCAACAGATGTGGATTTCCAAACAGGAATATGAAGAAGGAGGGAAGCAGTGTGTAGAAAGGAAATGCCCCTGA